From Nocardioides daedukensis, the proteins below share one genomic window:
- a CDS encoding DUF998 domain-containing protein, protein MRHERTVRLLAASTLAAVVAFLVLDVIASAVAADGYSMKRDYVSSLAADGSSVAALGSLCLAAFALAHLLAGILMLAAWRTKIAGAFLVLAGVLFGLVVLFRADCHHGEAGCGTGQRSGLISLEAGMHGVVAGTLAAVMFFTMLVAVVSAFFERGPDRVAGFLALPFFWASFTGIGMMNKSEAIGAWERLWLGASVGWLVVLAMAALLAQRRRRRPAPR, encoded by the coding sequence ATGAGGCACGAGCGCACCGTCCGGCTCCTCGCGGCGTCGACACTCGCTGCTGTCGTGGCGTTCCTCGTCCTGGATGTGATCGCCTCGGCCGTCGCTGCTGACGGCTATTCAATGAAGCGGGACTACGTCTCCAGCCTGGCGGCCGACGGCTCGTCGGTCGCCGCGTTGGGCAGCCTCTGCCTGGCCGCCTTCGCGCTTGCCCACCTGCTCGCAGGCATCCTGATGCTGGCCGCCTGGCGGACGAAGATTGCCGGTGCCTTCCTGGTGCTGGCCGGCGTCCTGTTCGGCCTGGTGGTGCTCTTCCGCGCCGACTGCCACCACGGCGAGGCCGGGTGTGGCACCGGCCAGCGCAGCGGGCTGATCAGCCTCGAGGCCGGCATGCATGGCGTCGTCGCCGGGACGTTGGCCGCGGTCATGTTCTTCACCATGCTGGTCGCCGTGGTCAGCGCGTTCTTCGAACGTGGTCCGGACCGGGTGGCCGGGTTCTTGGCCCTGCCGTTCTTCTGGGCTTCGTTCACCGGCATCGGGATGATGAACAAGTCCGAGGCCATCGGAGCCTGGGAGCGGCTCTGGCTCGGTGCGTCGGTCGGCTGGCTGGTCGTGCTCGCCATGGCTGCGCTCCTCGCGCAGCGTCGCCGCAGGCGCCCCGCACCACGCTGA
- a CDS encoding MBL fold metallo-hydrolase — MFIAGFPAGQLAANCYFVGAEAGGECVIIDPGQDSAEGVDRLVAEHSLKPAAVLVTHGHFDHMWQAQVVADKYDAPLWIGADDRHLLKDPMAAISNQSAAMLRAQFGMDQTPDFREPGKVHEAVEGSVIEIEGLTVVVDHAPGHTPGTVLYRMQYDGPEDVAQVMFSGDFLFQGSIGRTDLVGGDHSEMLESLRSKVLPLADNIVVFPGHGEQTSIGRERATNPFLQDLVATPADGDA, encoded by the coding sequence GTGTTCATTGCCGGCTTTCCCGCTGGCCAGTTGGCTGCAAACTGCTACTTCGTCGGTGCAGAGGCGGGTGGCGAGTGCGTGATCATCGACCCCGGGCAGGACTCGGCCGAGGGCGTGGACCGACTCGTTGCCGAGCACTCACTGAAGCCGGCGGCGGTCCTGGTCACCCACGGCCACTTCGACCACATGTGGCAGGCGCAGGTCGTTGCCGACAAGTACGACGCCCCGTTGTGGATCGGTGCCGATGACCGGCACCTGCTCAAGGACCCGATGGCGGCGATCTCGAACCAGTCCGCAGCGATGCTTCGCGCGCAGTTCGGGATGGACCAGACCCCTGACTTCCGTGAACCGGGCAAGGTGCACGAGGCGGTCGAGGGCTCGGTCATCGAGATCGAGGGCCTCACCGTCGTCGTCGACCACGCCCCCGGGCACACACCCGGCACCGTGCTCTACCGGATGCAGTACGACGGACCCGAGGACGTCGCACAGGTGATGTTCTCCGGCGACTTCCTGTTCCAGGGATCCATCGGTCGCACCGACCTGGTCGGTGGCGACCACTCCGAGATGCTCGAGAGCCTGCGCAGCAAGGTGCTCCCGTTGGCCGACAACATCGTGGTCTTTCCCGGGCACGGCGAGCAGACCTCGATCGGTCGCGAGCGGGCGACCAACCCGTTCCTGCAGGACCTCGTGGCCACTCC
- the yajC gene encoding preprotein translocase subunit YajC yields the protein MSERFLLKDLLSLLPIVGIFLIFWLFVIRPASRRQKELREVQQALVVGDEVITNSGFFGVIDSFDGDRIGLRIAPDVVVTIARQAIVGKPREEGEPGSDSAGDRAVDQPGDDRNAPGEG from the coding sequence ATGTCTGAGAGGTTTCTCTTGAAGGACCTGCTGTCCTTGCTGCCCATCGTCGGGATCTTCCTGATCTTCTGGCTCTTCGTGATCCGACCGGCGTCGCGACGCCAGAAGGAGCTCCGTGAGGTCCAGCAGGCGCTGGTCGTCGGCGACGAGGTGATCACCAACAGCGGCTTCTTCGGCGTGATCGACTCCTTCGACGGTGACCGCATCGGCCTGCGCATCGCCCCCGACGTGGTGGTGACCATCGCCCGTCAGGCCATCGTCGGCAAGCCCCGCGAGGAGGGCGAGCCCGGCTCGGACTCCGCCGGCGACCGTGCGGTTGACCAGCCCGGCGACGACCGCAACGCCCCCGGGGAGGGCTGA
- a CDS encoding RelA/SpoT family protein, giving the protein MTEEKPAAAEAEARAPEPIGSQTGRRMRARLARIGSRSQVGNPVLEPLFRAVRANHPKADLALLERAYLRAEELHGPQMRKSGDPYITHPLAVTTILADIGMTEPTLVAALLHDTVEDTDYSLEQLKSEFGDEVARLVDGVTKLDKVQYGDSAQAETIRKMIVAMSRDIRVLVIKLADRLHNMRTLRYVKQETQERKARETLDIYAPLAHRLGMNTIKWELEDLAFATLHPKIYDEIVRMVAERAPSRDQFLAEVIKQVEADLKTSRLTARVTGRPKHYYSIYQKMIVGGREFSDIYDLVGIRILVEEDRECYSALGIVHSRWNPVLGRFKDYIAMPKFNMYQSLHTTVIGPQGKPVEMQIRTFAMHRRAEYGVAAHWKYKEDTRNGVDTDRRGDETTGDMTWVRQLLEWQHDVEDPGEFLESLRFEINRAEVYVFTPRGDVIALPVGATPIDFAYAVHTEVGHHTIGARVNGRLIPLESTLDNGDVIEVFTTKAPNAGPSRDWLTFVRSPRARSKIRHWFTKERREEAIDHGKEQIAKLMRKEGLPLKRLLSHESLTVVAEQLKLADVSALYAAVGEGNLGAQTVVRKVIDLHGGDQGAQEDLAEGVTITGRRARRRLGGAEDAGVVVKGADGLWVKLAKCCTPVPPDEILGFVTKGGGVSVHRADCTNAESLRSQPERLIDVQWQPTTKSTFLVNIQVEALDRARLLSDITMALSDVHVNILSASLTTTRDRVAKSKFSFEMADALHLDSVLRAVRSVPGVFDAYRITQ; this is encoded by the coding sequence ATGACCGAGGAGAAGCCCGCCGCCGCTGAGGCGGAGGCGCGCGCTCCGGAGCCGATCGGCTCCCAGACCGGACGCCGGATGCGGGCCAGACTGGCCCGCATCGGCTCCCGTTCCCAGGTCGGCAACCCGGTTCTCGAACCGCTCTTCCGAGCGGTGCGTGCCAACCACCCCAAGGCCGACCTAGCGTTGCTCGAACGCGCCTACCTGCGGGCCGAGGAGCTCCACGGCCCGCAGATGCGCAAGAGCGGCGACCCCTACATCACCCACCCGCTGGCGGTCACCACGATCCTGGCCGACATCGGGATGACCGAGCCGACGCTGGTCGCCGCGCTCCTGCACGACACGGTCGAGGACACCGACTACTCCCTGGAGCAGCTGAAGTCGGAGTTCGGTGACGAGGTCGCCCGGCTCGTCGACGGTGTGACCAAGCTGGACAAGGTCCAGTACGGCGACTCAGCGCAGGCCGAGACGATCCGCAAGATGATCGTCGCGATGTCGCGCGACATCCGGGTGCTGGTGATCAAGCTGGCCGACCGCCTCCACAACATGCGGACCCTGCGCTACGTCAAGCAGGAGACCCAGGAGCGCAAGGCACGCGAGACCCTCGACATCTATGCCCCGCTGGCCCACCGGCTCGGCATGAACACCATCAAGTGGGAGCTCGAGGACCTCGCCTTCGCGACCCTGCACCCCAAGATCTATGACGAGATCGTGCGGATGGTCGCCGAGCGGGCGCCCTCTCGCGACCAGTTCCTGGCCGAGGTGATCAAGCAGGTCGAGGCCGATCTGAAGACCTCGAGGCTGACCGCCCGCGTCACCGGGCGCCCGAAGCACTACTACTCGATCTACCAGAAGATGATCGTCGGGGGACGCGAGTTCTCCGACATCTATGACCTGGTCGGCATCCGGATCCTCGTCGAGGAGGACCGCGAGTGCTATTCCGCACTCGGCATCGTCCACTCGCGGTGGAACCCCGTCCTCGGACGGTTCAAGGACTACATCGCGATGCCGAAGTTCAACATGTACCAATCCCTGCACACCACGGTGATCGGGCCGCAGGGCAAGCCCGTGGAGATGCAGATCCGCACCTTCGCGATGCACCGCCGTGCCGAATACGGTGTCGCGGCCCACTGGAAGTACAAGGAAGACACCCGCAACGGCGTCGACACCGATCGTCGCGGTGACGAGACCACTGGCGACATGACCTGGGTCCGGCAGCTGCTTGAGTGGCAGCACGACGTCGAGGACCCGGGGGAGTTCCTGGAGTCGTTGCGTTTCGAGATCAACCGGGCCGAGGTCTATGTCTTCACCCCGCGCGGGGACGTGATCGCCCTCCCGGTCGGCGCGACCCCGATCGATTTTGCGTACGCCGTGCACACCGAGGTGGGTCACCACACCATCGGAGCCCGGGTCAACGGTCGCCTGATCCCGCTCGAGTCGACGCTCGACAACGGCGACGTGATCGAGGTCTTCACCACCAAGGCGCCCAATGCCGGTCCCTCGCGTGACTGGCTGACCTTCGTCCGGTCACCGCGGGCCCGCTCCAAGATCCGGCACTGGTTCACCAAGGAGCGTCGCGAGGAAGCGATCGATCACGGCAAGGAACAGATCGCCAAGCTGATGCGCAAGGAGGGTCTGCCGCTCAAGCGGCTGCTCTCGCACGAGTCCCTGACCGTGGTCGCGGAGCAGTTGAAGCTCGCCGACGTCAGTGCGCTGTATGCCGCAGTCGGCGAGGGCAACCTGGGCGCGCAGACCGTCGTACGCAAAGTGATCGACCTGCACGGCGGCGACCAGGGTGCCCAGGAGGACCTGGCCGAGGGCGTCACCATCACCGGCCGCCGGGCTCGGCGTCGTCTCGGTGGAGCCGAGGACGCCGGAGTCGTGGTCAAGGGCGCCGACGGGTTGTGGGTCAAGCTGGCCAAGTGCTGTACGCCGGTGCCACCGGACGAGATCCTCGGCTTCGTGACCAAGGGCGGGGGAGTCTCGGTGCACCGCGCCGACTGCACCAACGCCGAGAGCCTGCGCTCCCAGCCGGAGCGACTGATCGACGTCCAGTGGCAACCGACGACCAAGTCGACGTTCCTGGTCAACATCCAGGTCGAGGCGCTGGACCGGGCCCGGCTGCTCTCCGACATCACGATGGCGCTCTCGGACGTCCACGTGAACATCCTCAGCGCCTCCCTGACCACGACTCGCGACCGGGTCGCCAAGAGCAAGTTCTCCTTCGAGATGGCCGATGCCCTGCACCTGGACAGCGTGCTGCGAGCCGTCCGCTCGGTGCCCGGGGTGTTCGACGCCTACCGCATCACCCAATGA
- the ruvB gene encoding Holliday junction branch migration DNA helicase RuvB: MDYDATDRFSEAEEAEIQRIVAADATGDERAIEAALRPKSLDEVIGQQRVREQLGLVLEAARARGRAPDHVLLSGPPGLGKTTLAMIIAAEMGSPLRLTSGPAITHAGDLAAIISGLNEGDVLFVDEIHRMSRAAEEMLYMAMEDFRVDVIIGKGPGATAIPLEIPPFTLVGATTRAGLLPGPLRDRFGFTAHLEFYEPEDLDQIVHRSAGLLDVHLTAEGSAEIAGRSRGTPRIANRLLRRVRDYAQVRADGTVTRDVAMSALELYEVDTLGLDRLDRGVIDVLCRRFGGGPVGLSTLAVAVGEERETVEEVAEPFLVRNGFLARTPRGRIATPAAWAHLGLVPPAPGVTDATLFED, translated from the coding sequence GTGGACTACGACGCGACCGACCGGTTCAGCGAGGCCGAGGAGGCCGAGATCCAGCGGATCGTCGCCGCCGACGCGACCGGCGACGAGCGAGCCATCGAAGCTGCGCTGCGCCCCAAGTCACTCGACGAGGTCATCGGCCAGCAGCGGGTCCGCGAACAGCTCGGACTCGTCCTCGAGGCCGCCCGGGCCCGAGGCCGCGCCCCCGACCACGTCCTGCTCTCCGGTCCGCCGGGCCTGGGCAAGACCACCTTGGCGATGATCATCGCCGCCGAGATGGGCTCACCCCTACGGCTCACCAGCGGGCCGGCGATCACCCATGCCGGTGACCTGGCCGCGATCATCTCCGGGCTCAACGAGGGCGACGTGCTCTTCGTCGACGAGATCCACCGGATGTCGCGCGCCGCCGAAGAGATGCTCTACATGGCGATGGAGGACTTCCGGGTCGACGTCATCATCGGCAAGGGGCCGGGTGCGACGGCGATCCCGCTCGAGATCCCGCCGTTCACCCTGGTCGGAGCGACCACGCGCGCGGGGCTCCTGCCCGGGCCGCTGCGCGACCGGTTCGGCTTCACCGCACACCTCGAGTTCTATGAGCCCGAGGACCTCGACCAGATCGTGCACCGCAGCGCCGGGCTCCTCGACGTACACCTCACCGCAGAAGGTTCCGCCGAGATCGCCGGGCGGTCCCGGGGTACGCCGCGGATCGCCAACCGGCTCCTGCGCCGGGTGCGTGACTATGCCCAGGTCCGGGCCGACGGGACGGTCACCCGCGACGTGGCGATGTCCGCCCTCGAGCTCTACGAGGTCGACACACTGGGCCTTGACCGGCTCGACCGCGGTGTGATCGACGTGCTCTGCCGGCGATTCGGCGGGGGACCGGTGGGGCTCTCCACGCTGGCTGTCGCGGTGGGTGAGGAGCGCGAGACCGTCGAGGAGGTGGCCGAGCCCTTCCTGGTGCGCAACGGCTTCCTCGCCCGCACCCCGCGAGGCCGGATCGCCACCCCCGCGGCCTGGGCGCACCTCGGTCTGGTGCCTCCGGCGCCGGGAGTGACGGATGCGACTCTCTTCGAGGACTGA
- a CDS encoding DUF349 domain-containing protein, whose translation MSAQQESPWGRVADDGTVFVRTSEGERSVGQYPEGTPEEALKFFTDRFDALTFEVGLLEQRIKGGALSPDEAAQSVKTVREQVTSANAVGDLESLLTRLDATSEVIAVQREARKAERAAKVAESRTRKEAIVAEAEKLAGSSDWRNGANRLRDLLEEWKGLPRLDKSADDTLWRRFSSARTTYTRHRKAHFAEQHEKRDGARVVKEKLAVEAEGLATSTDWGPTAGRFRDLMRDWKAAGPAPRDVDEALWKRFRGAQDAFFGARDAANAELDKEFEANAVVKEGLLVEAEALLPVTDVEAAKKAFRDIADRWDEAGKVPRDKIKPFEARMRKVEQAIRGVEDEKWKKSDPEKSARADDMIGKLEQAIADIQTDLDKQRAAGNQKKVKELEENLESRKAFLDMARRAAQDFSA comes from the coding sequence ATGAGCGCGCAGCAGGAGTCCCCGTGGGGCCGGGTGGCCGATGACGGCACCGTTTTCGTACGTACGTCCGAGGGCGAGAGGTCCGTGGGGCAATACCCCGAGGGCACCCCAGAGGAGGCGCTCAAGTTCTTCACCGATCGGTTCGACGCGCTGACCTTCGAGGTGGGACTGCTCGAGCAGCGCATCAAGGGCGGCGCCCTCTCCCCCGACGAAGCCGCACAGTCGGTCAAGACCGTGCGGGAGCAGGTCACCAGCGCCAACGCGGTCGGCGACCTGGAGTCCCTCCTCACGCGACTCGACGCCACGTCCGAGGTGATCGCGGTCCAGCGTGAGGCCCGCAAGGCCGAGCGTGCCGCGAAGGTCGCCGAGTCACGCACCCGCAAGGAGGCCATCGTCGCCGAGGCCGAGAAGCTGGCCGGGTCCAGCGACTGGCGCAACGGCGCAAACCGACTTCGGGACCTGCTCGAGGAGTGGAAGGGCCTGCCCCGTCTCGACAAGTCCGCCGACGACACCCTGTGGCGCCGGTTCTCGTCGGCACGCACGACCTACACCCGACACCGCAAGGCGCACTTCGCCGAGCAGCACGAGAAGCGCGACGGCGCCCGAGTCGTCAAGGAGAAGCTCGCCGTCGAGGCCGAGGGTCTGGCCACCTCCACCGACTGGGGCCCGACCGCCGGCAGGTTCCGCGACCTGATGCGCGACTGGAAGGCCGCCGGCCCGGCTCCCCGCGACGTCGACGAGGCGTTGTGGAAGCGGTTCCGGGGTGCCCAGGACGCGTTCTTCGGGGCCCGCGACGCCGCCAACGCCGAGCTCGACAAGGAGTTCGAGGCCAACGCGGTCGTCAAGGAAGGCCTGCTGGTCGAGGCCGAGGCCCTGCTGCCGGTCACCGACGTGGAGGCGGCCAAGAAGGCGTTCCGCGACATCGCCGACCGCTGGGACGAGGCCGGCAAGGTCCCCCGCGACAAGATCAAGCCGTTCGAGGCCCGGATGCGCAAGGTCGAGCAGGCGATCCGTGGTGTCGAGGACGAGAAGTGGAAGAAGTCCGACCCGGAGAAGTCGGCGCGCGCCGATGACATGATCGGCAAGCTCGAGCAGGCCATCGCCGACATCCAGACCGACCTGGACAAGCAGCGCGCGGCCGGCAACCAGAAGAAGGTCAAGGAGCTCGAGGAGAACCTCGAGTCCCGCAAGGCCTTCCTCGACATGGCCCGCCGGGCGGCCCAGGACTTCTCCGCCTGA
- a CDS encoding adenine phosphoribosyltransferase translates to MSAAAEDALKRLVVDVSDYPKPGVVFKDITPLLADHDGFTAVVQALAAAGRDAAGNVVIDKVVGMEARGFMFAAPVALALGAGFVPVRKAGKLPRDTFSESYALEYGDATIEIHKDGVAPGERVLVVDDVLATGGTVAATRTLIERCGGVVHSVAVLLELTFLPGREAVADVPLLALEQV, encoded by the coding sequence TTGTCCGCTGCCGCCGAGGACGCGCTGAAGCGCCTCGTTGTCGACGTGAGCGACTATCCGAAGCCGGGAGTCGTCTTCAAGGACATCACCCCACTCCTGGCCGACCATGACGGCTTCACCGCTGTGGTCCAGGCACTGGCCGCCGCAGGTCGCGACGCCGCCGGCAACGTCGTCATCGACAAGGTCGTCGGCATGGAGGCCAGAGGCTTCATGTTCGCGGCCCCCGTCGCCCTGGCCCTCGGCGCCGGCTTCGTGCCGGTCCGCAAGGCCGGCAAGCTGCCCCGCGACACCTTCTCCGAGTCCTATGCCTTGGAATACGGCGACGCGACCATCGAGATCCACAAGGACGGTGTCGCCCCCGGCGAGCGCGTGCTGGTGGTCGATGACGTGCTCGCCACCGGCGGCACCGTGGCCGCGACCCGCACCCTCATCGAGCGTTGCGGTGGCGTCGTCCACTCCGTCGCGGTGCTGCTCGAACTGACCTTCCTGCCCGGACGCGAGGCGGTGGCGGACGTGCCGCTGCTCGCACTCGAGCAGGTCTGA
- a CDS encoding glyceraldehyde-3-phosphate dehydrogenase: MTSDHFATWKSREALAEAMIPIIGQLYRERDVTILVHSRSLVNKSVISILKTHRAVRQIEGRELGIEDTMPILKALSTLDLGPARIDIGQIAVAFAEDSEGLTIEEFTAREVAGATGENKISQQGPRDVVLYGFGRIGRLVARLLVEKAGSGNGLRLRAVVVRKGGEGDLKKRASLLRRDSVHGAFNGSIHIDADNNTICANGVTIKVIYANDPTEVDYTEYGIDNAVLIDNTGKWRDREGLAQHLRPGISKVVLTAPGKGDVKNIVHGVNHETLREDDNILSCASCTTNAIVPALKAINDEYGVEHGHVETVHSFTNDQNLLDNFHKGDRRGRSAPLNMVLTETGAASAVSKALPELTGHITGSSIRVPTPDVSMAILNLTLDKETTREELTEYLRTISLHSPMKRQIDFIASPDLVSTDLVGSRAACIIDANATIVHGKHAVVYAWYDNEFGYSCQVVRVVQHVTGVEYPLFPKA; the protein is encoded by the coding sequence GTGACGTCTGACCACTTCGCCACCTGGAAGAGCCGCGAGGCCCTGGCCGAAGCGATGATCCCGATCATCGGCCAGCTCTACCGTGAGCGTGACGTGACCATCCTGGTGCACAGCCGTTCGTTGGTGAACAAGTCCGTCATCAGCATCCTCAAGACCCACCGCGCGGTGCGTCAGATCGAGGGTCGCGAGCTCGGCATCGAGGACACCATGCCGATCCTCAAGGCGCTGAGCACGCTCGACCTGGGCCCGGCCCGGATCGACATCGGCCAGATCGCGGTCGCCTTCGCGGAGGACTCCGAGGGCCTCACCATCGAGGAGTTCACCGCTCGTGAGGTTGCCGGTGCCACCGGCGAGAACAAGATCAGCCAGCAGGGCCCGCGCGACGTCGTACTCTATGGATTCGGCCGGATCGGGCGACTGGTCGCCCGTCTCCTCGTCGAGAAGGCCGGCTCCGGCAACGGCCTGCGCCTGCGCGCCGTGGTGGTCCGCAAGGGCGGCGAGGGTGACCTGAAGAAGCGCGCCTCGCTGCTGCGTCGCGACTCGGTCCACGGTGCCTTCAACGGCTCGATCCACATCGACGCCGACAACAACACCATCTGCGCCAACGGCGTGACGATCAAGGTCATCTACGCCAACGACCCGACCGAGGTCGACTACACCGAGTACGGCATCGACAACGCCGTCCTGATCGACAACACCGGCAAGTGGCGTGACCGGGAAGGCCTCGCCCAGCACCTGCGTCCGGGCATCTCCAAGGTCGTCCTGACCGCCCCGGGCAAGGGCGACGTCAAGAACATCGTGCACGGCGTCAACCACGAGACCCTGCGCGAGGACGACAACATCCTCTCGTGTGCCTCGTGCACCACCAACGCCATCGTTCCTGCGCTCAAGGCGATCAACGACGAGTACGGCGTCGAGCACGGTCACGTCGAGACGGTTCACTCGTTCACCAACGACCAGAACCTTCTCGACAACTTCCACAAGGGCGACCGTCGTGGCCGCTCCGCGCCGCTCAACATGGTGCTCACCGAGACCGGTGCCGCTTCGGCCGTCTCCAAGGCGCTGCCCGAGCTGACCGGCCACATCACCGGCTCCTCGATCCGGGTCCCCACGCCCGACGTGTCGATGGCGATCCTCAACCTGACGCTCGACAAGGAGACCACGCGCGAGGAGCTCACCGAGTACCTCCGCACCATCTCCCTGCACTCGCCGATGAAGCGCCAGATCGACTTCATCGCCTCGCCCGACCTGGTCTCCACCGACCTCGTCGGCTCGCGCGCGGCGTGCATCATCGATGCCAACGCGACGATCGTGCACGGCAAGCACGCGGTCGTCTATGCGTGGTACGACAACGAGTTCGGCTACAGCTGCCAGGTGGTCCGCGTCGTACAGCACGTGACCGGCGTGGAATACCCGCTGTTCCCGAAGGCCTGA